Within the Bradyrhizobium ottawaense genome, the region GCCCGCGGCACCGGCTACGCGCCGCCGTATTTCCGCGGCGAGCATCCGTATATGTCGATCGCGCTGTCGCATTCGGATTCCAACGTCACCGTCGCCGAGATCGATCTCGACTTCCTCACCGAATTCTTCGGCGATGCCCAGGTCGGCAAGGTGGCGTTTGGCTATGTCGTCGACGGCAGGGGCCAGGTGCTGGCGAGTTCGTCGAAGGGGCCGGAAGTCGCCAAGAGCCTTTCCGCGCTGCCGCAGGTCGCCGCCGTGATCAAGCCCGGCGGCGCGCCGCTTTCGGCCGGCACCGACAGTGCGGGCCATGACGTGCTGACGACGTCGAGTGCGGTGCCGAAGCTCGGCTGGTACGTGTTCTACGAGCAGCCGACCGCGCAGGCGCTGACGCCGATCCGCGATCAAATGGTGCGGATTGCGCTGTTGATCGCGCTCGGCCTCGTGGTCGCGATCATCGCCGGCACCATCATGGCGCGGCGCATGCTGGTGCCGATCACGGCATTGCGCGCCGGCGCGCGACGGCTCGGCGCCGGCGAGTTCGGCCATCGCATCGAGGTGAAGACATCCGATGAACTCGAAGAGCTCGCCAACCAGTTCAACAGCATGGCGGGGCAACTGGCCGAGACCTATTCGGACCTCGAATGGAAGGTGAAGGAGCGGACGCGCGACCTGGCGCAGTCGATCAACGAGCTCAAGGTGCTCGAGGAAGTCGGCCGCGCGGTCGCCTCCTCGCTCGATCTCAACGCGGTGCTGCCGACGGTCGCGGCCCGCGCGCTCGAGATTACCCATGCCGACGCGGTGCTGATCTACGGCTATGACGCCACGGGCCGCCAGTTCAATCTGACTGAGGCGATCGGCATCGACAAGGACGCCGAGGGCGGCCATCGCGCTATCGACGAGGCCGGCAGCCCGCTCGGCGACGCCGCCGCGAAGGCCGAGCCGATCTCGATTCCCAATCTCGATGCGACATCCGAACATCCGCTGCGCGACATGGCGGTCGCTGCCGGTTTCCATTCGGTGCTGGTGGTGCCGCTGGTCGACCAGCAGGGCATTCTGGGCTCGCTGGTGGTGCTGCGGCGGAGCGCCGGCGCGTTCTCGCCGAACCTGATCGGGCTGATGAAGACCTTTGCGCATCAATCCGTGCTGGCGATGCGCAACGCGCGGCTGTTCTCTGAAGTCGACCACAAGAGCCGCGAACTGCTGAGCGCGAACGACACGGTGCGGCAGCAGGCCGACAAGCTGCAGGAGCAGACCGACCAGCTCAGGGATTGGAACAGGTCGCTGGAACAGCGGGTGGAGACGCAGCTCGGCGAGATCGAGCGGATTCGCCGGCTTGAGCGTTTCCTCGCACCGCAGGTGGCGCAACTGATCGCCTCCTCCGACGGCCATGATGCGCTGCTCGACAGCCACCGCCGCGAAGTCACGGTCGTGTTCTGCGACCTGCGCGGCTTTACCGCGTTCACCGAGAGTACCGAGCCGGAAGAGGCGATGAACGTGCTGCGCGAATATCACGCCGCACTCGGCGAATTGATCTTCCGCTACGAAGGCACGCTCGACCGTTATGCCGGCGACGGCGTGATGATCTTGTTCAACGCGCCGATCCAGTTCGAGGACCACACCGCGCGCGCCGTCCGGATGGCGGTGGAAATGCGCGACGCCATCGGCGAGCTGACCGGGAAGTGGCGCAACCGCGGCCACAATCTCGGCTTCGGCATCGGCATCGCGCTCGGCTACGCCACGCTCGGCCAGATCGGCTTCGAGCAGCGGCTGGAATACGCCGCGATCGGCAGCGTCACCAACCTGGCTTCCCGGCTGTGCGACGAAGCCAAGGCCCACCAGATCGTGGTGTCCAGGCGCGTCTACGGCATGGTCGAACCCTGGGTCGAGGGCCGGCCGATCGACGATCTCAACCTCAAGGGTTTCAATCACCCGGTGCTGGCCGCGGAGATTCTGAGCTGGCGCGAGGAAGTCGACAACGTGGTGGATGCAGCAGCGTCGACCGCGCGGCGGAAGAAGACGTCATAACTTCTGTCGTCCCGGCCTTGAGCCGGGACCCATACCGCGTGATCTCTCGGTGAGCCGCGGCGGCTAACATCTCGTCCACATCAACGGCCGCGGCGTATGGGTCCCTGCGTTCGCAGGGACGACATCGAGGTATTGCCCTCGCACTCGATTCAAATTTCAAACAGCCAAAATCATCCCGCCGCGCCACGCGCCCGAGGATTTGTCCGTAAACCTCACCCTCAAAATATAGAGGGCGCAGGGAAGACCGGGTGCGCGCCGCACCCGCGGTCTCGTGCGCAATTGTTGCAAAGGAATGCTGCGCCCGAGCATACAGGTTT harbors:
- a CDS encoding adenylate/guanylate cyclase domain-containing protein, translated to MSGVRDKIWFLREGLFAKYVIALVGLVVFVLAVNGAMEIWISYRGIKTTLNDGMSEKAEATAKHIEQSMADLERQISWATRAYSNTVELRRADYAQLLRQVPQVSQLSLLDPKGHEQLRLSRRTVNVGSNLDFSRDISFTEAVARGTGYAPPYFRGEHPYMSIALSHSDSNVTVAEIDLDFLTEFFGDAQVGKVAFGYVVDGRGQVLASSSKGPEVAKSLSALPQVAAVIKPGGAPLSAGTDSAGHDVLTTSSAVPKLGWYVFYEQPTAQALTPIRDQMVRIALLIALGLVVAIIAGTIMARRMLVPITALRAGARRLGAGEFGHRIEVKTSDELEELANQFNSMAGQLAETYSDLEWKVKERTRDLAQSINELKVLEEVGRAVASSLDLNAVLPTVAARALEITHADAVLIYGYDATGRQFNLTEAIGIDKDAEGGHRAIDEAGSPLGDAAAKAEPISIPNLDATSEHPLRDMAVAAGFHSVLVVPLVDQQGILGSLVVLRRSAGAFSPNLIGLMKTFAHQSVLAMRNARLFSEVDHKSRELLSANDTVRQQADKLQEQTDQLRDWNRSLEQRVETQLGEIERIRRLERFLAPQVAQLIASSDGHDALLDSHRREVTVVFCDLRGFTAFTESTEPEEAMNVLREYHAALGELIFRYEGTLDRYAGDGVMILFNAPIQFEDHTARAVRMAVEMRDAIGELTGKWRNRGHNLGFGIGIALGYATLGQIGFEQRLEYAAIGSVTNLASRLCDEAKAHQIVVSRRVYGMVEPWVEGRPIDDLNLKGFNHPVLAAEILSWREEVDNVVDAAASTARRKKTS